The genome window CAGACAAATGACGTATTTTAAAAAACAGAGAGAACAGTATCTTTACTTTCTTAAACTTGAAAAAGGACTGGCTGAAAACTCCCTGCAGTCATATGACAATGACCTGCGGCGCTATCTGACCTTTATCGGACGCGATATCGGAATCGGCGACCTCTCAGGTGTAACTCTCGGTCACATTGAGACATATTTACTGGAGTTGCGTTCCATGCAGCTTTCGGTCAGCACCCTTTCCAGAAATATTTCATCCATCCGTGGTTTTCACCAGTTTGCCGTTGTTGAGCAATGGTGTCCGGCAAATCCCGCCGAACTGATTGAGTTGCCGAGAAAAGGCAGAAAGCTGCCGGATGTACTTGATCAGCATGAAGTTGCTGCTGTGATTGAGGCTCCCGACCGCCGTGACCGGCTGGGATTAAGAGATGCAGCTGTTCTGGAATTGATGTATGCAACCGGGCTCCGGGCGTCGGAAACCATTGAACTGCAAACCGATCAACTCATTAATGAACTCCAGCTTGTCAAAGTAATCGGAAAAGGTAACAAAGAGCGGCTTGTCCCCGTTGGTGAAAAAGCTCTTGAAGCCATAAGTGATTATCTTCGCAATGCACGCCCGTTTCTGATGAAAAATCCCGATACAGCAAAAAACCGCCTGTTTTTGAGCTACAGAGGGAAGCCGTTGTCCCGTATGAGCCTGTGGCATATCGTAACG of Natronogracilivirga saccharolytica contains these proteins:
- the xerD gene encoding site-specific tyrosine recombinase XerD, whose product is MTYFKKQREQYLYFLKLEKGLAENSLQSYDNDLRRYLTFIGRDIGIGDLSGVTLGHIETYLLELRSMQLSVSTLSRNISSIRGFHQFAVVEQWCPANPAELIELPRKGRKLPDVLDQHEVAAVIEAPDRRDRLGLRDAAVLELMYATGLRASETIELQTDQLINELQLVKVIGKGNKERLVPVGEKALEAISDYLRNARPFLMKNPDTAKNRLFLSYRGKPLSRMSLWHIVTGAAKEAGITKSIHPHTLRHSFATHLLEGGADLRAVQEMLGHVSILTTEIYTHIDRSFLEEVHRTYHPRA